One Pyrus communis chromosome 4, drPyrComm1.1, whole genome shotgun sequence genomic region harbors:
- the LOC137731399 gene encoding uncharacterized protein, producing MSSLQPQQPQQPPVGPVLVYPNNVNKQPSSSHHSNGSFGTVFIVLAVIIVISAIACFLGRLCNRRLNSSRPHRQPQHNFRPKKEAGRPDGGGGDHHMEFGRAPSFRAGPKVADVEFGFDRKNPNANSSSRGEGRGSMNHHHNKPHHNGNGEMDHHMKGEMNQHPGGDGEHHVGRGDPRASG from the coding sequence CTCCTTGCAGCCCCAGCAGCCGCAGCAGCCGCCTGTTGGCCCTGTTCTTGTTTACCCTAACAATGTCAACAAGCAGCCTTCATCTTCCCACCATTCAAACGGCTCATTCGGGACTGTTTTCATCGTGCTGGCCGTTATAATCGTCATCTCTGCCATCGCTTGCTTTCTAGGAAGGCTCTGCAACCGCCGCCTCAACAGCTCGAGACCCCATAGGCAACCGCAGCATAACTTTCGTCCCAAGAAAGAAGCTGGCCGTCCTGATGGCGGTGGTGGAGATCATCACATGGAGTTTGGCAGGGCTCCAAGCTTTCGAGCAGGCCCGAAAGTAGCAGACGTCGAATTCGGATTCGATAGGAAAAACCCGAATGCTAATAGCAGCAGCAGAGGAGAGGGCAGAGGATCCATGAATCATCATCACAACAAACCACATCATAACGGAAATGGTGAAATGGATCATCACATGAAGGGTGAAATGAACCAGCATCCTGGCGGCGACGGCGAGCATCACGTAGGAAGGGGAGATCCCAGAGCcagtggatga